A section of the Clostridium felsineum DSM 794 genome encodes:
- the thiI gene encoding tRNA uracil 4-sulfurtransferase ThiI — MNKLLMVKYASEIFLKGLNKNKFEKILKNNIKAALKGIEFDFVFDSGRWFIKTEDLEEAVERVKNVFGVAEVCIVTEIENDFEVIKSLALLEVNESAKSTFKIETNRANKTFPINSMDVNREVGAYVLNNNKDVTVDVHNPGCLVNIEIRNKTYVYGKRIRGVNGMPYKTNGQTLLMLSGGIDSPVAGYMMARRGVEVSGVYFHSAPYTSERAKDKVKDLAKILTKYIGRMTLYVVPFTDIQMQIIEKCREDELTIIMRRFMMSIACRIADDKGMHSVATGESIGQVASQTMQGLVVSNDCADRPVFRPLISMDKIDIMDISRKIGTYETSILPYEDCCTIFVPKHPKTKPILEQIRKAESVLDKEKLINDAVENTEVIEIVND, encoded by the coding sequence ATGAATAAACTATTGATGGTAAAATACGCCTCTGAAATATTTTTAAAAGGATTAAATAAAAATAAATTTGAAAAAATACTTAAAAATAATATAAAAGCAGCTCTTAAGGGAATAGAATTTGATTTTGTATTTGATTCTGGAAGATGGTTTATAAAAACAGAAGATTTAGAGGAAGCTGTAGAGAGAGTAAAAAATGTTTTTGGAGTAGCTGAAGTTTGTATCGTTACAGAAATTGAAAATGATTTTGAAGTTATAAAAAGCTTAGCACTTTTAGAAGTTAATGAAAGTGCAAAAAGTACTTTTAAGATTGAAACTAATAGAGCTAATAAGACATTTCCAATTAACTCAATGGATGTAAATCGTGAAGTTGGAGCGTATGTACTTAACAATAATAAAGACGTTACTGTAGATGTTCATAACCCAGGATGTCTTGTAAATATAGAAATAAGAAATAAAACTTATGTATATGGAAAGAGAATTAGGGGAGTAAACGGAATGCCATACAAGACAAACGGACAAACTCTTTTAATGCTCTCAGGGGGAATAGATTCTCCTGTCGCAGGATATATGATGGCAAGACGTGGAGTTGAAGTAAGTGGAGTATATTTCCATAGTGCACCATATACAAGTGAAAGAGCTAAGGATAAGGTTAAAGATTTGGCTAAAATACTTACAAAGTATATAGGAAGAATGACTTTGTATGTAGTGCCTTTCACTGATATTCAAATGCAAATAATTGAAAAATGTAGAGAAGATGAGCTTACTATAATAATGAGAAGATTCATGATGAGTATAGCTTGTAGAATAGCTGATGACAAGGGTATGCACTCTGTAGCTACAGGAGAAAGTATAGGACAAGTAGCAAGTCAAACAATGCAAGGCTTAGTTGTAAGTAATGATTGTGCAGATAGACCTGTATTTAGACCTTTGATATCAATGGACAAGATTGACATAATGGATATATCAAGGAAAATTGGAACTTATGAAACATCAATTCTTCCATATGAAGATTGTTGTACTATATTTGTTCCTAAGCATCCTAAAACAAAACCTATTTTAGAACAAATAAGAAAAGCTGAAAGTGTTTTAGATAAAGAAAAGCTTATAAATGATGCGGTTGAAAATACGGAAGTGATAGAAATAGTTAATGATTAA